The Pseudomonas eucalypticola genome has a window encoding:
- a CDS encoding aspartate aminotransferase family protein: MNMPETALNGIASQLKLDAHWMPYTANRSFQRDPRIIVAAEGSYLTDDKGRKIYDSLSGLWTCGAGHTRKEIQDAVARQLGVLDYSPAFQYGHPLSFQLAEKITELTPGELNHVFYTNSGSECCDTAVKIVRAYWRLKGQATKTKLIGRARGYHGVNIAGTSLGGVNGNRKMFGQLMDVDHLPHTVLAANAFSKGAPEQGGIALADELLKLIELHDASNIGAVIVEPMAGSAGVLPPPVGYLKRLREICTQHNILLIFDEVITGFGRTGNMFGADTFGVTPDLMCIAKQVTNGAIPMGAVIASTEIYQTFMNQPTPEYAVEFPHGYTYSAHPVACAAGLAALDLLQKENLVQQAAELAPHFEQALHGIKGSQHVVDIRNFGLAGAIQLAPRDGDAIVRPYEASMKLWQAGFYVRFGGDTLQFGPTFNAKAQDLDRLFDAVGQAINAID; the protein is encoded by the coding sequence ATGAACATGCCGGAAACTGCGCTTAACGGAATCGCCAGTCAGTTGAAGCTGGATGCCCACTGGATGCCCTACACCGCAAACAGAAGCTTCCAGCGCGACCCGCGCATCATCGTGGCGGCCGAGGGTAGTTACCTCACCGACGACAAGGGCCGCAAGATCTACGACAGCTTGTCGGGCCTGTGGACCTGTGGCGCTGGCCACACCCGCAAGGAAATCCAGGACGCCGTGGCCCGCCAGCTGGGCGTGCTCGACTACTCGCCAGCCTTCCAATACGGCCACCCGCTGTCGTTCCAGCTGGCCGAGAAAATCACCGAGCTGACCCCGGGTGAACTGAACCACGTGTTCTACACCAACTCCGGCTCCGAGTGCTGCGACACCGCGGTGAAGATCGTGCGTGCCTACTGGCGCCTGAAAGGCCAGGCCACCAAGACCAAGCTGATCGGCCGTGCCCGTGGCTACCACGGCGTGAACATCGCCGGCACCAGCCTGGGCGGCGTCAATGGCAACCGCAAAATGTTCGGCCAGTTGATGGACGTCGATCACCTGCCGCACACCGTACTGGCTGCCAACGCCTTCTCCAAGGGCGCCCCCGAGCAAGGCGGTATCGCCCTGGCTGATGAGCTGTTGAAACTGATCGAACTGCACGACGCCTCGAACATCGGCGCTGTCATCGTCGAGCCTATGGCTGGTTCCGCCGGGGTACTGCCACCACCGGTTGGCTACCTCAAGCGCCTGCGTGAAATCTGCACCCAGCACAACATTCTGCTGATCTTCGACGAAGTCATCACCGGCTTCGGGCGTACCGGCAACATGTTCGGTGCCGACACCTTCGGCGTCACCCCGGACCTGATGTGCATCGCCAAGCAAGTCACCAACGGCGCCATCCCCATGGGCGCGGTGATCGCCAGCACCGAGATCTACCAGACCTTCATGAACCAGCCCACCCCCGAGTACGCCGTGGAATTCCCCCACGGTTACACCTACTCGGCGCACCCGGTGGCCTGCGCCGCTGGCCTGGCCGCGCTGGACCTGCTGCAAAAGGAAAACCTGGTGCAACAGGCCGCGGAGTTGGCACCGCATTTCGAGCAGGCCCTGCACGGCATCAAGGGCAGCCAGCACGTGGTCGACATCCGCAACTTCGGCCTGGCCGGCGCCATTCAACTGGCCCCGCGTGACGGCGATGCCATCGTGCGCCCCTACGAGGCCTCGATGAAGCTGTGGCAAGCCGGCTTCTACGTACGGTTCGGCGGCGACACCCTGCAGTTCGGGCCAACCTTCAACGCCAAGGCCCAGGACCTGGACCGCCTGTTCGACGCGGTTGGCCAGGCCATCAACGCCATCGACTGA
- a CDS encoding IMPACT family protein translates to MPSTLLGPCEFREEIRKSRFITLAAPIGSVADAQTFIDQHSVPDATHNCWAWKLGEQYRSNDDGEPGGTAGRPILAAIEAQDCDQVVVLVIRWYGGIQLGTGGLARAYGGGANKCLQQAEKRVLVSRIPLSCSCAFSELALVKLRVAELDGLVVSEDFTANGVDVQLALGREHVPQLQQALADLSRGRILLETTESP, encoded by the coding sequence ATGCCCTCTACCCTGCTGGGCCCTTGCGAATTTCGTGAAGAAATCCGCAAGAGCCGCTTCATTACCCTCGCCGCTCCCATCGGCAGCGTCGCCGACGCCCAGACGTTCATCGACCAGCACAGCGTGCCCGACGCTACCCACAATTGCTGGGCGTGGAAACTGGGCGAACAGTACCGCAGCAATGATGACGGCGAACCCGGCGGCACCGCGGGGCGGCCGATATTGGCGGCCATTGAAGCGCAGGACTGCGATCAGGTCGTGGTGCTGGTCATTCGTTGGTACGGCGGCATTCAACTGGGCACCGGCGGCTTGGCCCGGGCGTATGGCGGCGGCGCCAACAAATGCCTGCAACAGGCCGAGAAACGCGTGCTGGTCAGCCGCATCCCGTTGAGTTGTTCGTGCGCGTTCAGTGAGCTGGCGCTGGTGAAGTTGCGGGTGGCGGAACTGGATGGGTTGGTGGTGAGCGAAGACTTCACCGCCAACGGGGTGGATGTGCAGTTGGCCTTGGGGCGCGAGCATGTGCCCCAGTTGCAACAGGCGCTGGCGGACCTGAGCCGCGGGCGGATTTTGCTGGAAACGACTGAGTCCCCCTGA
- a CDS encoding ABC transporter permease translates to MLLSLEPRGQQSRLMLWCSPLLAALLTLVCGSLLFIALGHEPLPTLHTLLIEPISDLYGVSELLVKALPILMCALGLAVVYQARIWNIGAEGQLLIGALGGSALAVNIIGMDSRWALVMVLVAGTLAGAAWAGLTAWLRTHFNANEILTSIMLNYIALNLLLYFVHGPLRDPAGFNFPQSAMFGDASRLPLVFEGGRLHAGLYFALLALVAVWVLLQKSFVGFQIKVLGLDQRAAGFVGFREKRLVWLALLISGALAGLAGVCEVTGPIGQLVPQVSPGYGYAAITVAFLGRLNPIGIVFSSLLMALLYLGGENAQMAMNLPQAITQLFQGMMLFFLLACDVLILYRPRLKLRWARRTTAVATAGAL, encoded by the coding sequence ATGTTGCTTTCCCTCGAACCCCGCGGCCAGCAGTCGCGCCTGATGCTCTGGTGCTCGCCGCTGCTGGCCGCGCTGCTGACCCTGGTGTGCGGCTCGCTGCTATTCATTGCCCTTGGGCATGAGCCGCTGCCTACCCTGCACACCTTGCTGATCGAACCGATCAGTGACCTGTACGGCGTCAGCGAACTGTTGGTCAAGGCCTTGCCGATCCTGATGTGTGCCCTGGGCCTGGCCGTGGTGTACCAGGCACGTATCTGGAACATCGGTGCCGAAGGCCAGCTGCTGATCGGCGCCTTGGGCGGCAGCGCCCTGGCGGTGAATATCATCGGCATGGACAGCCGCTGGGCGCTGGTGATGGTGCTGGTGGCCGGCACCCTCGCCGGGGCCGCGTGGGCTGGACTGACAGCCTGGTTGCGCACCCATTTCAACGCCAATGAAATCCTTACCAGCATCATGCTCAACTACATCGCCCTGAACCTGTTGCTGTATTTCGTGCACGGTCCATTGCGCGACCCGGCCGGCTTCAACTTCCCGCAGTCAGCCATGTTCGGCGATGCCAGCCGTCTGCCGCTGGTATTCGAAGGCGGGCGCCTGCACGCCGGCCTGTACTTCGCCCTGCTGGCCCTGGTGGCGGTGTGGGTACTGTTGCAAAAAAGCTTCGTCGGTTTTCAGATCAAGGTGCTGGGCCTGGACCAGCGTGCCGCCGGTTTCGTCGGCTTTCGCGAAAAGCGCCTGGTGTGGCTCGCCCTGTTGATCAGCGGTGCGCTGGCGGGGCTGGCAGGTGTGTGCGAAGTCACCGGCCCCATTGGCCAGCTGGTGCCCCAGGTCTCACCCGGTTACGGCTACGCCGCCATCACCGTGGCCTTTCTGGGCCGCCTGAACCCCATTGGCATTGTGTTCTCCAGCCTGTTGATGGCCCTGCTGTACCTGGGTGGCGAAAACGCCCAGATGGCCATGAACCTGCCCCAGGCCATTACCCAGTTGTTCCAGGGCATGATGCTGTTCTTCCTGCTGGCCTGTGACGTGCTGATCCTTTATCGCCCCCGCCTGAAGCTGCGCTGGGCCCGCCGTACCACTGCGGTCGCGACCGCTGGAGCGCTGTGA
- a CDS encoding ABC transporter ATP-binding protein, which translates to MPNPANTPRLQLRAITKRYPGCLANDQVDLSLQPGEIRALLGENGAGKSTLMKIIYGVTQADSGSVLWQGQAVHLRNPGQARQLGIGMVFQHFSLFETLTVAQNIALAMGPGQTPAQLEPRIREVSARYGMPLEPDRLVHSLSIGERQRVEIVRCLMQDIRLLILDEPTSVLTPQEADDLFVTLRRLASEGCSILFISHKLGEVRALCHSATVLRGGRVSGHCVPADCTDLELARLMVGDAEGLVAHYPKAQGGAPFLQVAGLDWANPDPFGCSLRQLDLQVNSGEIVGIAGVAGNGQDELLALLSGEQRAPAPASIRFAGQPVGHLRPDQRRAQGLAFVPAERLGHGAVPEMSLADNALLTAFQQGLVAKGMVRTRKVLALADEIIRRFAVKTPDAQAPARSLSGGNLQKFILGREILQQPKLLVAAHPTWGVDVGAAATIHRALIALRDAGAAILVISEDLDELFQISDRLGALSGGRLSPLQATAATTQVELGGWMAGRFADTSTPTPALAG; encoded by the coding sequence ATGCCCAACCCTGCGAACACCCCGCGCCTGCAATTGCGCGCCATCACCAAGCGCTACCCTGGCTGCCTGGCCAACGACCAGGTCGACCTGAGCCTGCAACCCGGTGAAATTCGTGCGCTGCTCGGCGAGAACGGTGCCGGCAAAAGCACCCTGATGAAGATCATCTACGGCGTTACCCAGGCCGACAGCGGCAGTGTGCTGTGGCAAGGCCAGGCCGTGCACCTGCGCAACCCCGGCCAGGCCCGGCAATTGGGCATCGGCATGGTGTTCCAGCATTTTTCCCTGTTCGAAACCCTGACCGTGGCGCAGAACATCGCCCTGGCCATGGGGCCAGGGCAGACGCCGGCGCAACTGGAGCCCCGCATTCGCGAGGTCTCGGCGCGCTACGGCATGCCGCTTGAGCCAGACCGCCTGGTGCACAGCCTGTCCATCGGCGAGCGTCAGCGGGTGGAGATCGTACGTTGCCTGATGCAAGACATTCGCTTGCTGATTCTCGATGAACCGACCTCGGTGCTGACACCCCAGGAAGCTGACGATCTGTTCGTGACCCTGCGCCGCCTGGCCAGCGAAGGCTGCAGCATTCTGTTCATCAGCCACAAACTGGGCGAAGTGCGCGCCTTGTGTCACAGCGCCACGGTCCTGCGCGGTGGGCGCGTATCCGGCCATTGCGTGCCGGCTGACTGCACGGACCTGGAACTGGCGCGGCTGATGGTAGGCGATGCCGAAGGCCTCGTAGCGCATTACCCGAAGGCGCAAGGCGGTGCGCCGTTCCTGCAGGTGGCAGGGCTGGACTGGGCCAACCCCGACCCGTTCGGTTGTTCACTGCGCCAATTGGACTTGCAGGTGAACAGTGGCGAGATCGTCGGTATCGCCGGCGTGGCCGGCAACGGCCAGGATGAACTGCTGGCCCTGCTCAGCGGTGAACAGCGGGCGCCAGCGCCTGCCAGCATCCGGTTCGCCGGCCAGCCCGTGGGGCACCTGCGCCCGGACCAGCGCCGCGCCCAGGGGTTGGCATTCGTGCCAGCCGAGCGCCTGGGCCACGGCGCGGTGCCGGAAATGAGCCTGGCCGACAACGCCCTGCTTACCGCTTTCCAGCAAGGGCTGGTGGCCAAGGGCATGGTGCGCACCCGCAAGGTGCTGGCCTTGGCCGACGAGATCATTCGTCGCTTTGCGGTAAAGACGCCTGACGCCCAGGCCCCTGCCCGCAGCCTGTCAGGCGGCAACCTGCAGAAATTCATCCTGGGCCGCGAAATTCTCCAGCAGCCGAAATTGCTAGTGGCCGCCCACCCGACCTGGGGCGTGGACGTGGGCGCCGCCGCCACCATTCACCGCGCACTGATTGCCCTGCGCGATGCCGGCGCGGCGATCCTGGTGATTTCCGAAGACCTGGACGAACTGTTCCAGATCAGCGACCGCCTGGGCGCACTTAGCGGCGGCCGCCTCAGCCCCTTGCAAGCCACCGCCGCCACTACCCAAGTGGAGTTGGGCGGCTGGATGGCTGGGCGCTTTGCCGACACCTCTACCCCCACGCCTGCCCTGGCCGGTTAA
- a CDS encoding uracil-xanthine permease family protein, which produces MSPESSSPNELIYGLNDRPNPMAAVLAALQHVLASFVGIITPPLIIGSALGLTEHLPYLISMALMVSGIGTFIQARRPFGIGAGMICLQGTSFAFLGAVLSAGFMVKQRGGSPEDIMAMIFGVCFFGAAVQIVLSRFIGQLRRVITPLVTGIVITLIGISLIKVGMTDLGGGFNAPDYGAPGNLALGAFVLLVIILLNRSSTPWVRLSAIIIGLAVGCIAAWFSGKLVPQALPALPLVSLPVPFKFGFSFDWAAFFPVALIYLISTIETVGDLTANCMLSRQPISGPGYINRLRGGVLGDGVSCMLAATFSAFPNTTFAQNNGVIQLTGVASRYVGLYIGAILFLLGLVPVIGAVLQQIPKPVLGGATLVMFGSVAAAGVRILAQGPLDRRNMLIIATSFGVGLGVAAQPTLLHLLPKLVQNLFDSAITSGGITALVMCLLLPEGKPEASAPRVESEPVETHV; this is translated from the coding sequence ATGTCACCAGAATCATCGTCGCCCAACGAACTGATCTACGGCCTCAACGACCGCCCCAACCCCATGGCCGCCGTGCTTGCCGCGCTGCAACATGTACTGGCCAGCTTCGTGGGCATCATCACCCCGCCGCTGATCATCGGTTCGGCCCTGGGCCTGACCGAACACCTGCCCTACCTCATCAGCATGGCGTTGATGGTCTCGGGCATCGGTACCTTCATTCAGGCCCGCCGACCCTTCGGCATCGGCGCTGGCATGATCTGCCTGCAGGGCACCAGCTTCGCCTTCCTGGGTGCCGTGTTGTCCGCCGGGTTCATGGTCAAGCAACGTGGCGGCAGCCCGGAAGACATCATGGCGATGATTTTCGGTGTGTGCTTCTTCGGCGCGGCGGTGCAGATCGTGCTCAGCCGCTTCATCGGCCAATTGCGCCGGGTGATCACGCCGCTGGTGACCGGCATCGTCATTACCCTGATCGGCATCAGCCTGATCAAGGTGGGCATGACCGACCTGGGCGGCGGCTTTAACGCGCCGGACTATGGCGCCCCCGGCAACCTGGCGCTGGGCGCGTTCGTGTTGCTGGTGATCATTTTGCTCAACCGCTCCAGTACCCCGTGGGTGCGGCTGTCGGCGATCATTATCGGCCTGGCGGTGGGCTGCATCGCCGCCTGGTTCAGTGGCAAGCTGGTGCCCCAGGCCCTGCCCGCCCTGCCGCTGGTGAGCCTGCCGGTGCCCTTCAAATTCGGTTTCAGTTTCGACTGGGCAGCCTTCTTTCCGGTGGCCCTGATCTACCTGATCAGCACCATCGAGACCGTAGGCGACCTGACCGCCAACTGCATGCTCTCGCGCCAGCCCATCAGCGGCCCCGGCTATATCAACCGGCTCAGGGGCGGTGTGCTGGGTGACGGTGTCAGCTGCATGCTGGCCGCGACCTTCAGCGCCTTTCCCAACACCACCTTTGCCCAGAACAATGGCGTGATCCAGCTCACCGGGGTGGCCAGCCGCTACGTGGGCCTGTACATCGGCGCGATTCTGTTCCTGCTGGGCCTGGTGCCGGTGATCGGCGCGGTGCTGCAACAGATCCCCAAACCGGTGCTGGGCGGCGCTACCTTGGTGATGTTCGGCAGTGTCGCTGCCGCCGGCGTGCGCATTCTGGCCCAGGGCCCGCTGGACCGGCGCAACATGCTGATCATCGCCACCTCGTTCGGCGTAGGCCTGGGCGTGGCCGCGCAACCGACCCTGCTGCACCTGCTGCCCAAACTGGTACAGAACCTGTTCGACTCGGCCATCACCAGCGGCGGCATCACGGCCTTGGTGATGTGCCTGCTGCTGCCGGAGGGAAAGCCTGAGGCGAGCGCGCCTCGCGTGGAAAGCGAGCCGGTTGAAACTCACGTTTGA
- a CDS encoding TetR/AcrR family transcriptional regulator yields MTLDVPAHSAHASGKPASRIRQKNEETIIKAAEDEFARHGFKGTSMNTIALNAGLPKANLHYYFTNKLGLYIAVLSNILELWDSTFNTLTVDDDPAQALTRYIRAKMEFSRRQPQASRIFAMEIISGGHCLNEYFNQDYRAWFQGRAGVFQAWIDAGKMDPVDPVHLIFLLWGSTQHYADFATQICRVTGRTRLTKQDFEEAGEQLSRIILKGCGLTPVQ; encoded by the coding sequence ATGACCCTTGACGTTCCCGCGCACAGCGCCCATGCCTCCGGCAAACCTGCCAGCCGTATTCGTCAGAAAAACGAAGAAACCATTATCAAGGCCGCTGAGGACGAGTTCGCCCGCCACGGGTTCAAGGGCACCAGCATGAACACCATCGCCCTCAACGCCGGGCTGCCCAAGGCCAACCTGCATTACTACTTCACCAACAAGCTGGGCCTGTACATCGCCGTGCTGAGCAACATCCTGGAATTGTGGGACAGCACCTTCAACACCCTCACCGTGGACGATGACCCGGCCCAGGCGCTGACCCGCTACATCCGCGCCAAGATGGAATTCTCCCGGCGCCAGCCCCAGGCGTCGCGTATCTTCGCCATGGAGATCATCAGTGGCGGGCATTGCCTGAACGAATACTTCAACCAGGACTACCGCGCCTGGTTCCAGGGCCGCGCGGGGGTGTTCCAGGCCTGGATAGACGCCGGCAAGATGGACCCCGTCGACCCGGTACACCTGATTTTCCTGCTGTGGGGCAGCACCCAGCATTACGCTGACTTCGCCACGCAGATCTGCCGTGTCACCGGGCGTACGCGCCTGACCAAACAGGATTTCGAGGAAGCCGGCGAGCAACTGAGCCGTATAATCCTCAAAGGCTGTGGCCTTACCCCTGTTCAATGA
- a CDS encoding 8-oxoguanine deaminase, with protein sequence MPAPRIWIKNPLALFTGNDLDGRGGLVLHDGLISEVLAAGQQPAQPCEQVFDARDHVVLPGLINTHHHFYQTLTRAWAPVVNEPLFPWLKTLYPVWARLTPEKLALASKVALAELLLSGCTTAADHHYLFPDGLEQAIDVQVEVVRELGMRAMLTRGSMSLGEADGGLPPQQTVQQGEVILADSQRLVERYHQRGPGAQIQIALAPCSPFSVTPQIMRASAAMAEQLDVRLHTHLAETLDEEDFCLQRFGLRTVDYLDSVGWLGPRTWLAHGIHFNPDEIARLGAAGTGICHCPTSNMRLASGICPTEDLLAAGAPVGLGVDGSASNDASNMILEARQALYLQRLRYGAKAVTPEKVLGWATRGSARLLGRDDIGELAVGKQADLALFKLDELRFSGSHDPLSALLLCGADKADRVMVGGQWRVVDGQVEGLDVQGLIAEHRQAARALVTPL encoded by the coding sequence ATGCCCGCACCCCGTATCTGGATCAAGAACCCCCTGGCCCTGTTCACCGGCAATGACCTCGACGGTCGCGGCGGCCTGGTGCTGCACGACGGCCTGATCAGCGAAGTGCTCGCCGCCGGGCAACAGCCCGCGCAACCCTGCGAGCAGGTCTTCGATGCCCGCGACCACGTGGTGCTGCCGGGACTCATCAACACCCACCATCACTTCTACCAGACCCTCACCCGTGCCTGGGCGCCGGTGGTCAACGAACCGTTGTTTCCGTGGCTGAAAACCCTGTACCCGGTATGGGCGCGGTTGACCCCGGAAAAACTGGCCCTGGCCAGCAAGGTCGCCCTGGCCGAACTGCTGCTGTCGGGCTGCACCACCGCGGCCGACCACCATTACCTGTTCCCCGACGGCCTGGAACAGGCCATCGACGTGCAGGTGGAAGTGGTACGCGAACTGGGCATGCGCGCCATGCTCACCCGCGGTTCCATGAGCCTGGGGGAGGCCGACGGTGGCTTGCCGCCGCAACAGACCGTGCAGCAGGGCGAAGTGATTCTGGCCGATAGCCAGCGGCTGGTTGAGCGCTACCACCAGCGCGGCCCCGGCGCGCAAATTCAGATAGCCCTGGCGCCCTGCTCACCGTTTTCGGTCACGCCCCAGATCATGCGTGCCAGCGCGGCCATGGCCGAACAATTGGATGTGCGCCTGCACACGCACCTGGCCGAGACCCTGGACGAGGAAGACTTCTGCCTGCAACGCTTCGGCCTGCGCACGGTGGACTACCTGGACAGCGTCGGTTGGCTGGGGCCCCGCACCTGGCTGGCCCACGGCATTCACTTCAACCCCGATGAAATCGCCCGCCTGGGCGCCGCCGGTACCGGCATCTGCCACTGCCCCACTTCCAACATGCGCCTGGCCTCGGGCATCTGCCCTACCGAAGACCTGCTGGCCGCTGGCGCGCCGGTCGGCCTTGGCGTGGATGGCTCGGCGTCCAATGATGCGTCGAACATGATCCTGGAAGCCCGCCAGGCCCTGTACCTGCAACGGTTGCGCTATGGCGCCAAGGCCGTTACCCCGGAAAAAGTACTGGGCTGGGCAACACGTGGCTCGGCACGGCTGCTGGGCCGCGATGACATCGGCGAACTGGCGGTGGGCAAGCAGGCCGACCTGGCGCTGTTCAAGCTGGATGAGCTGCGCTTCTCCGGCAGCCATGACCCGCTGAGCGCCCTGTTGCTGTGCGGTGCCGACAAGGCCGACCGGGTGATGGTGGGCGGCCAGTGGCGGGTGGTGGATGGCCAGGTGGAAGGCCTGGACGTGCAAGGCCTGATCGCCGAACACCGCCAGGCGGCCAGGGCACTCGTCACCCCCCTGTGA
- a CDS encoding SDR family oxidoreductase: protein MSKNALIIGASRGLGLGLVQRLQEDGWNVTATVRNLHAADALRAVPGVRIEKLDMDDAGQLAALSQTLKGETFDLLFVNAGVKGPADQSADKVSPEDIGALFYTNAVAPIRLARHLSAQVNPKGGVIAFMSSVLGSVTIPDAADLALYKASKAALNSMTSTFVSTLGDTTLTVLSLHPGWVKTDMGGEGADLDVETSTRGLIDQVNAYAGKGGHHFVNYRGETIPW from the coding sequence ATGAGCAAGAACGCATTGATCATCGGCGCGTCCCGCGGCCTGGGCCTGGGGCTGGTACAACGCCTGCAGGAAGACGGCTGGAACGTCACCGCCACGGTGCGCAACCTGCACGCCGCCGACGCCCTGCGCGCGGTGCCCGGGGTACGCATCGAGAAACTGGACATGGATGATGCCGGGCAACTGGCAGCCTTGAGCCAGACGCTGAAGGGCGAGACCTTCGACCTGCTGTTCGTCAACGCCGGGGTCAAGGGCCCCGCCGACCAGAGCGCGGACAAGGTCAGCCCAGAAGACATCGGCGCGCTGTTCTACACCAATGCCGTGGCGCCGATTCGCCTGGCGCGACACCTCAGCGCCCAGGTAAACCCCAAGGGTGGCGTGATCGCCTTCATGAGTTCGGTACTGGGCAGCGTGACCATCCCCGATGCCGCCGACCTGGCGCTGTACAAAGCCAGCAAGGCCGCGCTGAATTCCATGACCAGCACCTTCGTCAGCACCCTGGGCGACACCACGCTGACCGTGCTCAGCCTGCACCCGGGCTGGGTGAAGACCGACATGGGCGGCGAAGGCGCCGACCTGGATGTGGAAACCAGCACCCGCGGCCTGATCGACCAGGTCAACGCGTACGCCGGCAAGGGCGGCCACCACTTCGTGAACTATCGCGGCGAGACCATCCCTTGGTAG
- a CDS encoding ABC transporter permease: MDIDLLSNILFAMVRCGTPLLLVALGELVCEKSGVLNLGQEGMMLFGAVVGFIVAFSSGNLWLGVVLAMVAGMLLSSLFALVALVFNANQVATGLALTIFGVGLSTFVGAAWVGKPLTGFEPVAIPVLSSIPLLGRMLFTQDVLVYLSFALFALVAWVVLKSRVGLIVQAVGENPDAASAMGLPVLRVRTLAVLFGGAMAGLAGAYLSLAYTPMWAENMSAGRGWIALALVVFASWRVWRVLLGAYLFGLASILHLVAQGIGLSIPSNLLAMLPYVATIVVLVLLSRDAVRTRLYAPVSLGQPWQPGH, from the coding sequence ATGGATATCGACCTGCTGAGCAATATTCTCTTCGCCATGGTGCGCTGCGGCACGCCGCTGCTGTTGGTGGCGTTGGGTGAACTGGTGTGCGAGAAGAGCGGCGTACTCAACCTGGGCCAGGAAGGCATGATGCTGTTCGGCGCGGTGGTGGGTTTCATCGTCGCCTTCAGCAGCGGCAACCTGTGGCTGGGCGTGGTACTGGCGATGGTCGCCGGCATGCTGCTGTCTTCACTGTTCGCCCTGGTGGCGCTGGTGTTCAATGCCAACCAGGTGGCCACGGGGCTGGCGTTGACCATCTTCGGCGTGGGCCTGTCGACGTTCGTGGGGGCGGCCTGGGTGGGCAAGCCGCTGACCGGTTTCGAACCGGTGGCCATCCCCGTGCTCAGCAGCATCCCGCTGCTGGGCCGCATGCTGTTTACCCAGGATGTGCTGGTGTACCTGTCGTTCGCCCTGTTCGCGCTGGTGGCCTGGGTCGTGCTCAAAAGCCGGGTGGGGCTGATCGTCCAGGCGGTGGGCGAAAACCCTGACGCCGCCAGCGCCATGGGCCTGCCGGTGCTGCGGGTACGTACCCTGGCGGTGTTGTTCGGCGGGGCCATGGCGGGGTTGGCGGGGGCTTACCTGTCGCTGGCCTACACGCCCATGTGGGCGGAGAACATGAGCGCCGGCCGTGGCTGGATCGCCCTGGCGCTGGTGGTGTTCGCCAGTTGGCGGGTATGGCGGGTGCTGCTGGGGGCCTACCTGTTTGGTCTGGCCAGCATCCTGCACCTGGTGGCGCAAGGCATCGGTCTGTCGATACCCTCCAACCTGCTGGCGATGCTGCCGTATGTGGCCACCATCGTGGTATTGGTGCTGCTGTCACGCGATGCGGTACGCACGCGGCTGTATGCACCTGTGTCGCTGGGCCAGCCGTGGCAGCCCGGGCATTGA
- a CDS encoding LysR family transcriptional regulator: protein MSRRPDPLAQVSDFDIRLLKIYRSVVECGGFSAAENVLGIGRSAISQQMSDLEQRLGLRLCQRGRAGFSLTEEGREVYHSALQLLSAIESFRTEVNGLHQHLRGELNIGLTDNLVTLPHMRITHALAQLKDRGPDVRIQIRMIAPSQVEQGVLDGSLHVGVVPQASPLSGLEYAPLYSERSLLYCAVGHPLFYASDAELDDERLNQQDAIAPTFRLPAEIQAHYQALHCTASASDREGMAFLILTGRFIGYLPDHYASFWVQQGRLRALKPVERFYDLSLSWVTRKGRRPHLVLESFLESLAATR, encoded by the coding sequence ATGAGCCGACGTCCCGATCCCCTGGCCCAAGTCAGCGATTTCGATATTCGCCTGCTGAAGATTTACCGCAGCGTGGTGGAATGCGGCGGTTTCTCGGCCGCCGAGAACGTGCTGGGCATTGGCCGCTCGGCCATTAGCCAGCAGATGAGCGACCTGGAGCAGCGCCTTGGCCTGCGCCTGTGCCAGCGTGGCCGTGCCGGTTTTTCCCTGACCGAGGAAGGCCGCGAGGTGTACCACTCGGCGTTGCAACTGCTCAGTGCCATCGAGAGCTTCCGCACCGAAGTGAACGGCCTGCACCAGCACCTGCGGGGTGAACTGAACATCGGCCTGACCGATAACCTGGTCACCCTGCCGCACATGCGCATCACCCATGCGCTGGCCCAGCTCAAGGACCGCGGCCCCGACGTGCGCATCCAAATCCGCATGATCGCGCCCAGCCAGGTGGAGCAAGGCGTGTTGGACGGCAGCCTGCACGTAGGCGTGGTCCCCCAGGCCAGCCCGCTGTCGGGGTTGGAGTACGCGCCGTTGTATAGCGAACGTTCGCTGCTGTACTGCGCTGTCGGCCACCCGCTGTTCTACGCATCCGATGCCGAGCTGGACGATGAGCGCCTGAACCAGCAGGACGCCATCGCTCCTACCTTCCGCTTGCCGGCGGAGATACAGGCCCACTACCAGGCGCTGCACTGTACCGCCAGTGCATCGGACCGCGAGGGCATGGCGTTCCTGATCCTGACGGGGCGCTTCATTGGCTACCTGCCCGACCACTACGCCAGCTTCTGGGTGCAGCAGGGGCGCTTGCGCGCCTTGAAACCCGTCGAGCGTTTCTATGACCTGAGCCTGTCCTGGGTCACCCGCAAAGGCAGGCGCCCACATTTGGTGCTGGAAAGCTTTCTGGAGAGTCTGGCGGCTACACGCTAG